The window GGTGTACCCGGCGCGCGAACTGCCCATCACCGACGCCGTCGCCGCCCGCGCCGCCGACCTGGCCCGCGAGCACCCCGGCAACGCCACCCTCGTGGAGCTGCTGACGAAGATCTCCGACCGCATCCCGGCCGACGGGATGGAGGCGCTGATCCCGGCGCTCGTCGACACGCCGATGGTCACCCTGCCGGAACTCATGCCGGACAACACCCACGTCCTGCTCGTCGGCCCGGAGAAGATCCGCACCCGCATCGCCGACCTGGCCGCCACCGACGCCGAGTTCCTTGCCGCCGGCTGGGAGGCCGCCGCCATGGGAGCGTCCGGCCCCGTCGCCGCCGCAGGCCTGGACCTGGAGTCCTCCTCCTACCGCTCCTACGAGTCGCTGGAGGCCGGGGCCCTCCAGGCCGGCCAGCCGTGGTGGACCTTCGCCCCGCCGGGCATGTTCGAGGCCGACGACGCCGACACCCTGCCCCTCGACTTCGAGGCCGGCCCCACCCCGCGTGGTGACACCACCGAGATCGCCGCCATGATGTCCCTGCTCGTCGCCCACACCACCGCCGGCGGACGCGCCGCGTTCATCGCGCCCGCCCCCGGCGCGATCCGGCGCATGGTCGACCGCTTCGCGGAGGCCGGGGTCCCCGCCCGCGTGGCCACCCCCGGCTGGGAGCCCTCCCCGGGTGAGGTCACCCTCTACCAGGCGCTGAGTCACGCGGGCCTGGTCTTCGACAAGGTGCGCAAGCACCGGGACGCCGCCGCCCTGCCCCTCGTCGTCATCACCGAGACCGACCTCACCGGCAACCGCGTCGGCGACATCGCCGGCGCCAAGCGCCGCCCCGCGCGGCGTCGCCACCGTGTTGACCCCCTGGCGCTGAAGACCGGCGACCACGTCGTCCACGAGACACACGGCATCGGACGGTTCCTCAAGATGGCGGAACGGACGATCCACGCCGGGGACGAGACGTCGAGACGCGAGTACATCGTCCTCGAGTACGCCGCCTCCAAGCGCGGCCAGCCCGCCGACCAGCTGTGGGTCCCCATGGACTCCCTCGACCTGCTGAGCAAGTACACCGGCGGCGAGTCACCCACCCTGTCGAAGATGGGCGGCTCCGACTGGAAGAACACCAAGAAGAAGGCCCGCGCCGCCGTCCGCGAGATCGCCGGCGAGCTCGTCGAGCTCTACGCGAAACGCCAGGCCGCCCCCGGCCACCAGTTCGCCCCGGACACCCCCTGGCAGAAGGAGATGGAGGACAACTTCCCCTTCGTCGAGACCGAGGACCAGATGCTCGCCATCGACGCCGTGAAGAACGACATGGAGTCGAACGTCCCCATGGACCGCGTCATCGTCGGCGACGTCGGCTACGGCAAGACCGAGGTCGCCGTGCGCGCCGCCTTCAAGGCCGTGCAGGACGGCAAACAGGTCGCCGTCCTCGTGCCGACCACCCTCCTCGCCCAGCAGCACCTGGCCACCTTCGAGGAACGCATGGCCGGCTTCCCCGTCACCATCCGCGGCCTCTCCCGCTTCACCACCAACGCCGACGCGAAGGAGATCACCGCGGGACTGGCGGACGGGACCGTCGACATCGTCATCGGCACCCACCGCCTGCTGGCCACCGGCGTGCACTGGAAGAACCTCGGCCTCATCATCGTGGACGAGGAGCAGCGTTTCGGTGTCGAACACAAGGAGCACATCAAGGCGCTGCGCCACAACGTCGACGTGCTCACCATGTCCGCCACCCCGATCCCGCGCACCCTGGAGATGTCGATGGCCGGCATCCGCGAGATGACCACCATCCTCACCCCGCCGGAGGACCGCCACCCGGTGCTCACCTACGTCGGCGCGCAGGAGGAGAAGCAGATCGCCGCGGCCATCCGCCGGGAGCTGCTCCGCGACGGCCAGGTGTTCTTCATCCACAACAAGGTCGCCGACATCGAGAAGAAGGCCCGCGAACTGCGCGACCTCGTCCCCGAGGCCCGCATCGTCGTCGCCCACGGCCAGATGTCCGAGGAACTGCTGGAGAAGACCGTCCAGGGCTTCTGGGACCGCGAGTACGACGTGCTCGTCTGCACCACCATCGTCGAGACCGGCCTCGACATCGCCAACGCCAACACCCTGATCGTCGAGAACGCCCACCACATGGGCCTCTCCCAGCTCCACCAGCTGCGCGGGCGCGTCGGCAGGTCGCGGGAACGCGGCTACGCCTACTTCCTCTACCCCAAGGGCGCCACCCTCACCGAGACGTCCTACGACCGCCTCGCCACCATCGCCCAGCACAACGACCTCGGCGCGGGCATGGCCGTCGCCATGAAGGACCTCGAGATGCGCGGCGCCGGCAACGTCCTCGGCGCGCAGCAGTCCGGCCACATCGCCGGCGTCGGCTTCGACCTCTACGTCCGGCTCGTCGGCGAGGCCGTCGACGCCTACAAGGCACTCGCCTCCGGCCAGGTCCTCGACGCCACCGACCAGGGCCCCAAGGAGATCCGCATCGACCTGCCCGTCGACGCCCACATCCCCGAGTCCTACATCAACTCCGAGCGGCTGCGCCTCGAGGTCTACCGCAAGCTCGCCGCCTCCGCCACGGAGCAGGACCTGCGCCTGGCCGTCGAGGAGATGGAGGACCGCTACGGCCCCGTCCCCGAGGAGGTCTCCCGACTGCTGTCGGTGGCCCGCCTCCGCCACCAGGCACGCCGCGCCGGGATCTCCGAGATCATCGTCCAGGGCACCCGCATCAAGATCGGCCCGGTGGAACTTCCCGACTCCCGCCAGGTTCGCCTCAAGCGCCTGTTCCCCGGCGCGACCTACCGGGCGGCGGCGAAGGCCATCCAGGTGTCCTTCCCCAAGGCCGGCCGCGGCGCCGGGCAGCCCAACCTCCGCGACGTCGAGCTCATCCAGTGGGTCGCCGACTTCCTGTCCCGCATGTTCGACATCGGCGAGGTGGACGTCACCGGTGGCCGGCGGCAGGAGAAGAAGGTGTTCACCGTGACAGAAGTCAAGCGGTAGACTCCGCGCGGCGGCGTTTCTGTGGATAACCCGGTGTTGTCCACAGGGCAGGACAGTGCTTTCCGACGCCCACCCCGTCCACCCCCTATCGTCCGGGACATGGACATTGTCGCCGCGATGGAGGCCCTGCGGGGCGTGACGGTGCTGGAGGCCATCGCCTCCGGACACCTCACCCGGCAACGCATCGTCAGCCTCGGCTTCCGCGACGCCGGCGCCTGGATCCTTTTGGCCGAGGTGTTTCTCGGACCCACCCGACACCGGAAGCTGCAGGCCCAGGCCCTCGACGCGGCGCGGGAGGGCGGGCTGTCGCTGGATGCGCTGCGGGTCGTCGACAAGCACACCCGCAAACTCCTGCCCGGCGCCGCCGTCACCGAATGGGAACTCCGCGCCGAACTCTGCCACCTGCGCGGCACCGTCGACGAGATCGACCGGGCGGCCTCCGCCCGCGTCCGCGACCTCAACCGCACCGTGCCCGACGCGGAGAACAAGGCCTTCGCCGGACGCGCACTCAAGGGCGGCAAGAACACCGACGCCCGCGGCCTCCGCACCGCCACCATCACCCTGCCCGAACGGCACATGACCGCCTTCCTCGGCCGCCTCCTGCCCACCGCCCGCCGCCTCCGCCGCGACAACCCGAGACTCACCTACGAACAGGCGATGGCCGACGCCCTCCTTGCAGGTGGTACAGGCCCCAGTGGCCCGACCCCGCCGGTCCCCCTCGTCGTCGTCCCCGTCCCCGAGTGGGCGCAGGTCCTGCGCCGCGAAAAGGACGACACCATCTTCGGCCTCACCGACGGCACGACCATGACGGGCAGGGAACTAGTCGAGCAGGTCACCGCCGAACACCACTACGTCGGCGTCTACCACCCCGTGGAAGGCCCGGTGGACCTCTACCGCTCCGAGCGCACCGCCAGCCCCAAGCAGCAGAAACTCCTCGCCGCGGAGACCCTGCTGTGCCCCACCCCCGTGTGCACCACCTCCGCCGACGACTCCCAGGTCCACCACCTCAAGGCATGGAAGCAGGGCGGCAACACCAACGTGGCCGAGATGACCATCGCCTGTCAGGTACACAACGCCCGCAACGACGACGACCCCGACGCCCCGCCCCGCAACGGACGCCTGGAACGAGAACCCGGCGGGGTGGTGTTCCACCCACCCGACGGCGGGCCGCCGCAACGGAACAGACACCCGCTGCGGGAACTGTCGGCGATGGGACTCATCGCCGCCGGGCGGGCCTGACTACTCGCCCAGCCCCGACTGACCGACGGCGATCATGCGCTCGAGCGATTCGCGGGCCGCGTCGGCGGTCTCCTTCGGCACGTCCACCTCGTCGACACCCAGGGCCAGCGCGCGCAGCAGGGCGGCCGGGGTGATCATCTTCATGTAGGAGCAGGAGGCACGCTCGTTGACCGGCTCGAAGTCGATCTCCGGGGCGGTCTGACGCAGCTGGTGCAGCATGCCGATCTCGGTGGCGACCAGGACGGTGCCGGTCTGCTGGTTCTTCGCCTCGTCGAGCATCTGGCCGGTGGAGAGCATGTGGACGCGCTCCTCGTCGACCAGACCCTCACCGGCGAGGTAGATGGCGGAGTTGGCGCAGCCGCACTCGGGGTGGATGTAGAGGTCCGCACCCGGGTGCTCCTCCGTCTTGGCCACCAGATCCGGACCGGAGATGCCGGCGTGGACGTGGCACTCGCCGGCCCAGATGCGGATGTTGTCGCGGCCGGTCTCGCGCTTGACGTGGGCGCCGAGGAACTGGTCCGGGTTGAACAGGATCTCCCTGTCGGCGGGCAGCGACTTCACGATGTCGACGGCGTTCGAGGAGGTGCAGCACACGTCGGTGAGCGCCTTCACGTCGGCGGTGGTGTTGACGTAGGAGACGACGAGGGCGTCGGGGTGCTCGGCCTTCCACTCGGCGAGCTGCTCGGCGGTGATGGAGTCAGCCAGGGAGCAGCCGGCGCGCTCGTCGGGGATGATGACGGTCTTCTCGGGGGAGAGGATCTTCGCGGACTCGGCCATGAAGTGGACGCCGCAGAAGATGATGACGTCGGCGTCGGTGTCGGCGGCGATGCGTGACAGGCCGAGGGAGTCGCCGGTGAAGTGGGCGATGTCCTGGATCTCGGGGAGCTGGTAGTTGTGGGCGAGGATGACGGCGTTGCGTTCGGCGGCGAGGCGCCTGACCTCGGCCGCCCACTCCTCGTCGGCCTCGACACCGGTCCAGCCGGTGGGGCCTTCGGTGACCTTGTCGAGCAGGGGGGATGCGAGCGGGGACAGCTTCTGGGCCACTTCTTCTCCTTGGATTCCCGTTGTGTGGGGCCAAGTATCCCAGACAACGGGCATTTGGCCGAAACGGTGGGAGTCAGAGGCTGAGGGTGCCCTGGGCCAGTCCCCACACGGCGACAGCTCCGGCCCCGACCAACACTGCGACGACGACCGCCTCGAAACGGTTGAAGACCTTCTCGTTGGCCTGGAGGCGGGTCCACACGTAGGGGAGGAGGCCGGGCAGCACCGCGAGGGCGCCGAAGAGGACGAAGGTGAGGTCCGCGGCGTAGAAGAGCCAGGCGGCGTAGGTGAGGGCCAGCAGGCCGACGGCGAGGTGGCGGCGGTTGTCGGCGGGGGAGGGGGTGGGGCCGCTGTCGTCGAAAAGCACGCCGGCGTGGGGGTGGGCGACGCCGCGCCCGCGGACGGTGAGCAGCACGAGGTAGAGGGCGGAGAAGAGGTAGGGGACGAGGTAGAGGACCGTCGCGAGCTGCACCATCGAGATGTAGGCGGTCTCGTTGAGGAAGAAGATGATCACGGTGATCTGGATGACCACCGTCGACAGCAGCTGCGCCGCCCAGGGGGCGCCCGCGCGGTTGATGCTGCCGAAACGGCGCGGCAGCAGCCCGTCGTAGGCCATGAGGGCAAGCGGTTCGGCGCACAGCATCTGCCACGACACGTAGGCGCCGAGCACCGACAGGCACAGGCCGAGGGAGATCAGCGCCCCGCCCCAGGGGCCGACGACGGCCTCGAGGACGGCGGCCATCGAGTTGTCGGGCAGGGCGGCCAGCTCCTCCCGGGTGAGGACACCGTAGGAGAGCATCGACACCGACATGAGCAGCGCGAGGACGGTGAGGAAGCCGATGATGGTGGCGCGGCCGACGTCGGCACGCGTGCGCGCCTGCTTGGAGTACACCGACGCCCCCTCGATGCCGATGAACACCCACACGGTGAACAGCATGATCCCCTGCACCTGCCCGAAGACGGGCCCCCCGCCCCAGAAGTCCGCGGTGAAACGGTCCCAGCTGAAGCCGAGGAAGGCGACGAGCAGGATGAACGCGGCGATGGGGAGGAGTTTCGCCACCGTGGTGACGGCGTTCATGAACGCCGCCTGGCGGATCCCCCTCGACAGGCCGGCGAAGATCACCCAGGTGAGGGCGGAGACGGCCAGGGCGGTGGCGACGGGGTGGTCCGGCCCGATGCCGGGGACGTAGTGGCCGAGGGTGTTGAAGAAGAGGGTGGCGTAGCCGACCTGGGCGATGACGGAGCCGAGCCAGTAGCCCCAGCCGGAGGTGAAGCCGATGTAGTCACCGAGGCCCGCGCGGACGTAGGAGTAGACGCCGGAGTCGAGGTGGGGGCGGCGGACGGCGAGGATCTGGAAGACGAACGCTATCGACAGCATGCCGACCGCGGAGATCGCCCAGCCGATGAGTGCGGCACCGGGCCCGGCCGCGGAGGCCGCGTTCTGTGGCAGCGAGAAGATGCCGGAGCCGACGGTGGACCCGATGATGAGGGCCACCAGCGACCACACTGTCACTGTATGGATACGGGGTGATGTCACCCGTCCACTCTAGACCCCTAGGATTGGGGCCATGACTGTCCTGCTTCTCGACGACCGGTGGCCCACCCTCATCCCCCTGGAGGCTTTCGGGCGGCTCGGCGGTCCGCTGGAGTTCACGGACGAGGTGCCGGTGAGTGTGCGGTGGAACATCGACAAGCTGGTCGCCGCCGAGGGGGAGGGGGTCCTGGTGAGCACGAACGGCTTCGACCCCCGGGTGCTCCGGCGGGTGCGCGCCGGTGACGAGGTCATCGTCGCGGAGTCCCGGAGGGATCCGGTGCGGCACGCGGTGCAGGCGATGCAGCGGGCCTGTTCGATCGGGGAGTGGGAGTCGGGGCAGACGCACCGTTCCCTGCTGCCGTACCTGGCGGAGGAGGCGCAGGAGTTCGCCGACCAGGTCGTCGAGTGGGAGTCCGACGGTGATGAGCAGGCGCTGCTCCGTGAGCTCGGGGACGTCCTGCTGCAGGTCCTGTTCCACGCGGAGATCGCTTCCCGACGCTCCGCCTTCGACTTCGCTGACGTCGCCGCCAGCTTCGTCGGCAAGCTGCAGGTGCGTTCCCCCTATCTTTTCGACGGCACCGACCGAGTCGTGCCCGTCGAGGAGCAGGAACGCCTGTGGGCGCTGGGGAAGGCGCAGGAAAAAACCCGGGGGAACGAGATTCCCCCGGGTCTCTAGCAGAGAGCTACTTCTTGGCGACGGCGCTGGACAGGCCCTCGAACATCTCCAGGAACTGGGTGGAGCCGGCGATCGGGGACTTCGGGTCCTCCTTGACGATCTCGCACTCGAGGGCGCGGTCGGCCAGCTGGTTGGCGTAGGCGCTGGCGGCGACGTTGAAGAGCGGGTTGTCGATGACCTTGCCGGTCTCGGTGCGCAGCTTGGAGGCGAGCTGGTTGCGGGTGGTGTCCTCGTCGATGAGGTTGGCGGACTTGAGGCCCTGCTCGAGCTGGTTGCAGGGGAGCTGCTTGATGAAGGTGCCGAGGTCCGGGATGACCTGGGCGGAGGCGGCCGGTGCGAGGCCGACGACGGCGACGGTGGAGACGGCGATGGTGGCGAGTGCGCGACGGAGCATGAAGCGGTACCTTTCAGAGGGAAATAAATACGCTGGAAGCATACGTGGCCTGAGTGTCTGTTGTGATGCAAGTGGCAAAAGAGGGTGAACTCCGGGGGTGTACGGGTCACTGCCGTCCCGGGCGGGTCCATGCCGTAGGATCGTCCCCCATGAGTGGCGGCGCGCGACGGGTGATGGGCTGTGGCCTGGGGGTGGTTCTGGCCATCGTCATGGTCATCTCCCTGATCGGCTGGGCCCTGTCCTTCCTGGACATCTCGAGTCCCACGCGGCAGCTGCAGCCGGTGCCGGACAACGTGCCGCCGGCCGGTGCCGCGGAGGTCCCGCTCATCGACGTCCACGCGCCGGGCCGGACCTCCGACAAGCTGGACTTCTGGGCCGCGCCCCTGGCGGAGAAGACGGGCATCCCGGCGGCGGCGATCCGGGCGTACGGCAACGCCGAACTGATCGCCCGTGACGCCTGGCCGACCTGTCGCATCAGGTGGAACACCCTGGCCGGCATCGGCTGGGTGGAGTCCCGGCACGGCACGTACTCGGGTTCCTACTTCAACCGCAGCCACATCAACGAGGCCGGTTTCGCCGAGCCGAAGATCATCGGCATCCCCCTGGACGGCAGTCCGGGTTTCGCGGCGATCCCGGACACCGACGGCGGCCTCCTCGACGGTGACACCGAGTGGGACCGCGCGGTCGGGCCGATGCAGTTCATCCCGGAGTCGTGGAAGCGTTACGGCCGGGACGCCAACGGTGACGGGGTGGCTGATCCGCACCAGATCGACGACGCGGCCCTGGGGGCGGCGCACCTGCTGTGTACCAACGGTGGGGACCTCAGCACCCCGGAGGGCTGGTCCCGGGCGATCTACGCCTACAACCGTTCCGAGGCCTACCTCATCGACGTGCGTGACGCGGCCGCGTCCTATGCCCTGAACCAGCCGGCCCGGTGACGGCCACCCCTGGTTGCCCCCTGCAATCGTCGGGTTGTAGCCCCTGGTGGCGGTTTTTCTGGAAGAATTGTCCCCGGACGCGTGTCGAGAGCGCGCGACGATGACGAACTCCCATCTCATATGGCTATAGGAGGCCCCAAAAGTGGCTGACATCATTCACGTTTTCGCACGAGAGATCATGGATTCCCGTGGCAACCCGACCGTCGAGGCCGGCGTTGTGCTGGATGACGGAACCCTCGCCACCGCCGGTGTCCCCTCCGGCGCCTCCACCGGTGTCCACGAGGCACACGAGCTGCGTGACGGCGGCGACCGCTACCTGGGCAAGGGTGTCCTGAAGGCCGTCGAGAACGTCAACGAGGAGATCGCCGACGAGCTGGCCGGCTTCGAGGCCGATGACCAGCGCGCCATCGACCAGGCCATGATCCAGCTGGACGGCACCGACAACAAGGCCCGCCTGGGTGCCAACGCCATCCTGGGTGTCTCCATGGCTGTGGCCCGCGCCGCCGCCGAGTCCGCCGGCCTGCCGCTCTACCGTTACGTCGGTGGCCCGAACGCACACGTGCTGCCGGTCCCGATGATGAACATCCTCAACGGTGGCGCCCACGCCGACTCCGGCGTCGACGTCCAGGAGTTCATGATCGCCCCGATCGGTGCCGAGACCTTCTCCGAGGCTCTGCAGGTCGGCGCCGAGGTGTACCACACCCTGAAGTCCGTCATCCAGGAGAAGGGCCTGTCCACCGGCCTGGGCGACGAGGGCGGTTTCGCCCCGTCCGTCGAGTCCACCCGTGCGGCCCTGGACCTCATCGTCGAGGCCGTCGAGAAGGCCGGCTACAAGCTGGGCGACGATGTCGCCCTGGCCCTGGACGTCGCCTCCTCCGAGTTCTTCAAGGACGGCAAGTACCACTTCGAGGGCAAGGAGCTCTCCGCCGAGGAGATGTCCAAGGTCTACGAGGAGCTCATCAACGAGTACCCGATCGTCTCCATCGAGGATCCGCTGCAGGAGGACGACTGGGACGGCTACGTCGCCCTGACCGCCGCCATCGGTGACAAGGTCCAGCTGGTCGGCGACGACTTCTTCGTCACCAACCCGGCCCGCCTGAAGGAGGGCATCGCCAAGAAGGCCGCCAACTCCATCCTGGTGAAGGTCAACCAGATCGGTACCCTCACCGAGACCTTCGACGCCGTCGAGATGGCCCACCGTGCGGGCTACACCTCGATGATGTCCCACCGTTCCGGTGAGACCGAGGACACCACCATCGCCGACCTGGCTGTCGCACTGAACTGCGGCCAGATCAAGACCGGTGCCCCGGCCCGCTCCGAGCGCGTCGCCAAGTACAACCAGCTGCTGCGCATCGAGCAGGAGCTCGGCGACGCCGCCGTCTACGCCGGCCGCTCCGCCTTCCCGCGCTTCCAGAAGTAACTGACAGCGCTTTCCGACGCCCCCGTGCACCCCGGTGCACGGGGGCGTCCCCGTATCCGTGGGGGAGGACACCATGGCATTCTTCGGCAGACGTAGGGCACGGCCCCGGCTGGAGCCCGACTTCGTGCACACCTGGACCGGTGAGCAGCTGGTCCGGATCGCGGAGGGCGTCGACCTGGGCACCCTCCGGGCGGTGTACGGGCGTCTCGACGCCACCTCACGGATCCACTTCCTCTTCGACTTCGGTGCCCTCTTCTCCGACGGGTACCTCTTCGAGCTCTGGGAGCGGCGTCTCCTGGAGCCGGAGGATGCTCTGGAGCGGGTGGTCCTCGCGGCGGTCCACCTCGGGGCGGGGCACCGCGAACGGGCCCTGGTCCTGGCGTGGGAGGCCGGGCGGGACATCGTGCCGCTCCTCGTCGCGCAGCGGGCCTACGTCGGGGCGCAGGAGTGGCGTGACCTCGACCCGTACCACCCCCAGGGATTGCGGATCCTGGCGGAGCACCTGGACGCCGACGGGCAGGTGGAGCTGGCGGCGGACGTCGTGACGCATGCCCCGCCGGGGCACCTCGGGCACGGGGTGGTCCCGTACATCATCATGCGCAGCGGTGTCGCGGGGGAGTACCTGGAGCTGGCGTGGCGCATGTTCAGCGCCGGGCCGGCCCCGGACCTGCGGCAGGAGAGTGAGGTGCTCAACCGTTTCCTCTGGTGCCTCCCCCGGGCGGGGGAGAGGGAGCTGGCCCGGCAGGTGCTGCGGCGGCTCGACGGCCGGGTGTCGGGGACGGTGTGGGGTTCGCTCGACGCGTTCGAGGAGGCCCGTGCCGCCATCCTCGCCGGGGGCGACGAGTGAGTTAGACTCGGGGTTCTATGGC of the Corynebacterium humireducens NBRC 106098 = DSM 45392 genome contains:
- a CDS encoding MazG nucleotide pyrophosphohydrolase domain-containing protein translates to MTVLLLDDRWPTLIPLEAFGRLGGPLEFTDEVPVSVRWNIDKLVAAEGEGVLVSTNGFDPRVLRRVRAGDEVIVAESRRDPVRHAVQAMQRACSIGEWESGQTHRSLLPYLAEEAQEFADQVVEWESDGDEQALLRELGDVLLQVLFHAEIASRRSAFDFADVAASFVGKLQVRSPYLFDGTDRVVPVEEQERLWALGKAQEKTRGNEIPPGL
- the nadA gene encoding quinolinate synthase NadA, with amino-acid sequence MPVVWDTWPHTTGIQGEEVAQKLSPLASPLLDKVTEGPTGWTGVEADEEWAAEVRRLAAERNAVILAHNYQLPEIQDIAHFTGDSLGLSRIAADTDADVIIFCGVHFMAESAKILSPEKTVIIPDERAGCSLADSITAEQLAEWKAEHPDALVVSYVNTTADVKALTDVCCTSSNAVDIVKSLPADREILFNPDQFLGAHVKRETGRDNIRIWAGECHVHAGISGPDLVAKTEEHPGADLYIHPECGCANSAIYLAGEGLVDEERVHMLSTGQMLDEAKNQQTGTVLVATEIGMLHQLRQTAPEIDFEPVNERASCSYMKMITPAALLRALALGVDEVDVPKETADAARESLERMIAVGQSGLGE
- a CDS encoding amino acid permease, yielding MTSPRIHTVTVWSLVALIIGSTVGSGIFSLPQNAASAAGPGAALIGWAISAVGMLSIAFVFQILAVRRPHLDSGVYSYVRAGLGDYIGFTSGWGYWLGSVIAQVGYATLFFNTLGHYVPGIGPDHPVATALAVSALTWVIFAGLSRGIRQAAFMNAVTTVAKLLPIAAFILLVAFLGFSWDRFTADFWGGGPVFGQVQGIMLFTVWVFIGIEGASVYSKQARTRADVGRATIIGFLTVLALLMSVSMLSYGVLTREELAALPDNSMAAVLEAVVGPWGGALISLGLCLSVLGAYVSWQMLCAEPLALMAYDGLLPRRFGSINRAGAPWAAQLLSTVVIQITVIIFFLNETAYISMVQLATVLYLVPYLFSALYLVLLTVRGRGVAHPHAGVLFDDSGPTPSPADNRRHLAVGLLALTYAAWLFYAADLTFVLFGALAVLPGLLPYVWTRLQANEKVFNRFEAVVVAVLVGAGAVAVWGLAQGTLSL
- the eno gene encoding phosphopyruvate hydratase, with amino-acid sequence MADIIHVFAREIMDSRGNPTVEAGVVLDDGTLATAGVPSGASTGVHEAHELRDGGDRYLGKGVLKAVENVNEEIADELAGFEADDQRAIDQAMIQLDGTDNKARLGANAILGVSMAVARAAAESAGLPLYRYVGGPNAHVLPVPMMNILNGGAHADSGVDVQEFMIAPIGAETFSEALQVGAEVYHTLKSVIQEKGLSTGLGDEGGFAPSVESTRAALDLIVEAVEKAGYKLGDDVALALDVASSEFFKDGKYHFEGKELSAEEMSKVYEELINEYPIVSIEDPLQEDDWDGYVALTAAIGDKVQLVGDDFFVTNPARLKEGIAKKAANSILVKVNQIGTLTETFDAVEMAHRAGYTSMMSHRSGETEDTTIADLAVALNCGQIKTGAPARSERVAKYNQLLRIEQELGDAAVYAGRSAFPRFQK
- the mfd gene encoding transcription-repair coupling factor, whose amino-acid sequence is MLAGLLKVAATDPKLKGLVANVGARRLHLTGIDQVRPWAIGTLAHHAPVLVVTATGREAEDLTAELRAMLGDRVAWFPSWETLPHERLSPGVDTIGQRARVLDLLADDHLSVVVTAARGFCQPLLAEVEGRAPIRLRVGAEHDFTGLVEELVFRAYSHVDMVARRGEFATRGGILDIFPTTADQPVRVEFWGDEVTDIRHFAVADQRTIPEVEVTHVEVYPARELPITDAVAARAADLAREHPGNATLVELLTKISDRIPADGMEALIPALVDTPMVTLPELMPDNTHVLLVGPEKIRTRIADLAATDAEFLAAGWEAAAMGASGPVAAAGLDLESSSYRSYESLEAGALQAGQPWWTFAPPGMFEADDADTLPLDFEAGPTPRGDTTEIAAMMSLLVAHTTAGGRAAFIAPAPGAIRRMVDRFAEAGVPARVATPGWEPSPGEVTLYQALSHAGLVFDKVRKHRDAAALPLVVITETDLTGNRVGDIAGAKRRPARRRHRVDPLALKTGDHVVHETHGIGRFLKMAERTIHAGDETSRREYIVLEYAASKRGQPADQLWVPMDSLDLLSKYTGGESPTLSKMGGSDWKNTKKKARAAVREIAGELVELYAKRQAAPGHQFAPDTPWQKEMEDNFPFVETEDQMLAIDAVKNDMESNVPMDRVIVGDVGYGKTEVAVRAAFKAVQDGKQVAVLVPTTLLAQQHLATFEERMAGFPVTIRGLSRFTTNADAKEITAGLADGTVDIVIGTHRLLATGVHWKNLGLIIVDEEQRFGVEHKEHIKALRHNVDVLTMSATPIPRTLEMSMAGIREMTTILTPPEDRHPVLTYVGAQEEKQIAAAIRRELLRDGQVFFIHNKVADIEKKARELRDLVPEARIVVAHGQMSEELLEKTVQGFWDREYDVLVCTTIVETGLDIANANTLIVENAHHMGLSQLHQLRGRVGRSRERGYAYFLYPKGATLTETSYDRLATIAQHNDLGAGMAVAMKDLEMRGAGNVLGAQQSGHIAGVGFDLYVRLVGEAVDAYKALASGQVLDATDQGPKEIRIDLPVDAHIPESYINSERLRLEVYRKLAASATEQDLRLAVEEMEDRYGPVPEEVSRLLSVARLRHQARRAGISEIIVQGTRIKIGPVELPDSRQVRLKRLFPGATYRAAAKAIQVSFPKAGRGAGQPNLRDVELIQWVADFLSRMFDIGEVDVTGGRRQEKKVFTVTEVKR
- a CDS encoding lytic transglycosylase domain-containing protein, giving the protein MSGGARRVMGCGLGVVLAIVMVISLIGWALSFLDISSPTRQLQPVPDNVPPAGAAEVPLIDVHAPGRTSDKLDFWAAPLAEKTGIPAAAIRAYGNAELIARDAWPTCRIRWNTLAGIGWVESRHGTYSGSYFNRSHINEAGFAEPKIIGIPLDGSPGFAAIPDTDGGLLDGDTEWDRAVGPMQFIPESWKRYGRDANGDGVADPHQIDDAALGAAHLLCTNGGDLSTPEGWSRAIYAYNRSEAYLIDVRDAAASYALNQPAR
- a CDS encoding HNH endonuclease signature motif containing protein, which encodes MDIVAAMEALRGVTVLEAIASGHLTRQRIVSLGFRDAGAWILLAEVFLGPTRHRKLQAQALDAAREGGLSLDALRVVDKHTRKLLPGAAVTEWELRAELCHLRGTVDEIDRAASARVRDLNRTVPDAENKAFAGRALKGGKNTDARGLRTATITLPERHMTAFLGRLLPTARRLRRDNPRLTYEQAMADALLAGGTGPSGPTPPVPLVVVPVPEWAQVLRREKDDTIFGLTDGTTMTGRELVEQVTAEHHYVGVYHPVEGPVDLYRSERTASPKQQKLLAAETLLCPTPVCTTSADDSQVHHLKAWKQGGNTNVAEMTIACQVHNARNDDDPDAPPRNGRLEREPGGVVFHPPDGGPPQRNRHPLRELSAMGLIAAGRA